From one Melospiza melodia melodia isolate bMelMel2 chromosome 6, bMelMel2.pri, whole genome shotgun sequence genomic stretch:
- the ZDHHC13 gene encoding palmitoyltransferase ZDHHC13: MAGGGPACKSHCHGPHRPHVHRSHSVHEDKGLPGPYPIAEDPSTCDIVKATQYGMLERCKELVEAGYDVRQPDKENVTLLHWAAINNRQELVKYYLSKGAVVDQLGGDLNSTPLHWATRQGHLPMVVLLLKCGADPSLIDGEGFSSIHLAVLFQHMPIIAYLIAKGQNIDTTDFNGQTPLMLTAQKAFGPEPMKFLLKFNPSLNAVDNVQKNTALHWAIASGNTSAVDLLLEAGASLDIKNVKGERPLDIACQSQNPFMIYMLQEEEKMRNRRNNRLLKVVEKYELFLVLASSLTFMWAIGYVMDLSSDSWLLKGGLLLSLLFVMSLFVRQLVGLKNLRYLPTAFLLSSVFWMSMTWFFWFLPDTTYTNVILKITVVFSLMGLLYYFYKTWSTDPGYIKTSEEERKENIIALAETGCLDFRTFCTSCLVRKPLRSVHCLACQACVARYDQHSLWTGQCVGIGNHYYYLLFLFFLTMTGVWLLYGTLQYWSNHCAANFHQDGAWTYFTQTVSCSPWVSYVSSVACFHTLWASLWLTVQLYQIVFLGLTSHERMNLLVQRKSSKHPVSLRRTPYNLGCFQNLADFFQCSCFGMFKPNLIDWTKQYKLFYPAKEKNVHSV; encoded by the exons GTATGGAATGCTAGAACGATGCAAAGAACTGGTAGAAGCAGGATATGATGTTCGACAGCCAGACAAAGAAAATGTGACTCTTCTTCACTGGGCAGCCATAAACAACAGACAGGAGCTAGTAAA ATATTACCTTTCCAAAGGTGCAGTAGTGGATCAGCTTGGTGGAGATCTCAATTCTACACCCCTGCACTGGGCCACCAG ACAAGGACACCTTCCGATGGTCGTGTTATTGTTGAAGTGTGGAGCAGATCCCAGTCTCATTGATGGGGAAGGATTCAGTAGCATTCATTTAGCAGTGCTGTTCCAACACATGCCCATCATAGCCTACCTCATAGCAAAAGGCCAG AACATAGACACAACAGACTTCAATGGACAAACGCCTTTAATGTTAACAGCACAAAAAGCCTTTGG ACCAGAACCCATGAAGTTTCTCTTAAAGTTTAATCCCTCTCTCAATGCTGTAGACAATGTTCAAAAGAATACTGCACTGCATTGGGCAATAGCCTCAGGAAATACTAGTGCAGTGGATCTGTTACTGGAAGCTGGTGCCAGCCTGGACATAAAAAATGTTAAG GGAGAGAGGCCGCTTGACATTGCTTGCCAAAGTCAGAATCCCTTCATGATTTACATGCtacaagaggaagaaaaaatgagAAACAGGAGAAATAACAGGTTACTGAAAGTAGTAGAGAAATATGAG CTCTTCCTGGTGTTAGCATCTTCCTTGACGTTCATGTGGGCCATTGGATACGTCATGGACCTAAGTTCTGATTCTTGGCTTTTAAAAGGAGGTTTGCTTCTCAGCCTGCTATTTGTGATGTCTCTGTTTGTGAG GCAACTTGTGGGGCTCAAGAACCTAAGATACCTTCCCACAGCATTTCTGCTAAGTTCAGTTTTTTGGATGTCCATGACCTGGTTTTTCTGGTTCCTGCCTGATA CCACATACACAAATGTAATTCTTAAAATCACTGTTGTGTTCAGCTTGATGGGTCTTCTCTATTATTTCTATAAAACCTGGAGTACTGATCCTGGATATATAAAGACTTCagaagaagagagaaaagag AACATTATAGCTCTTGCAGAAACTGGGTGCTTGGACTTCAGAACATTTTGCACATCGTGTCTT GTAAGGAAGCCTTTGAGATCTGTGCATTGCCTTGCTTGCCAAGCATGTGTAGCCAGATATGATCAGCATTCTCTGTGGACTGGACAGTGTGTAG GCATTGGGAACCATTATTACTACTTGTTGTTCCTGTTTTTCCTGACAATGACTGGTGTCTGGCTGCTTTATGGAACTCTTCAGT ATTGGTCCAACCACTGTGCAGCAAATTTCCATCAAGATGGAGCATGGACGTACTTCACCCAGACAGTGTCCTGCTCTCCCTGGGTTTCCTACGTCTCCTCAGTTGCTTGTTTCCACACCCTGTGGGCCTCTCTGTGGCTCACTGTTCAGCTTTATCAG ATTGTGTTCCTGGGGTTGACCTCACATGAAAGAATGAATCTCCTGGTACAGAGAAAATCCTCTAAGCATCCTGTTTCACTCAGGAGGACTCCCTACAA CCTTGGATGCTTCCAGAATCTTGCAGACTTTTTTCAGTGCAGTTGCTTTGGTATGTTCAAACCCAACTTAATTGACTGGACCAAGCAATACAAACTTTTTTATCCGGCAAAAGAGAAAAATGTTCACTCTGTGTAA
- the CSRP3 gene encoding cysteine and glycine-rich protein 3 — translation MPNWGGGAKCGACEKTVYHAEEIQCNGRSFHKSCFLCMACRKALDSTTVAAHESEIYCKTCYGRKYGPKGVGFGQGAGCLSTDTGEHLGLNLQQGSPKPARPSTPTNASKFAKKMVDVDKCPRCGKSVYAAEKIMGGGKPWHKSCFRCAICGKSLESTNVTDKDGELYCKVCYAKNFGPKGIGFGGLTQVEKKECE, via the exons ATGCCGAACTGGGGCGGAGGAGCCAAGTGTGGGGCCTGTGAAAAGACCGTGTACCATGCTGAGGAAATCCAGTGCAATGGAAGGAGCTTCCACAAGTCATGCTTCCTCTGCA TGGCTTGCAGGAAGGCTCTGGACAGCACCACGGTGGCAGCTCACGAATCTGAAATCTACTGCAAAACCTGTTATGGCAGAAAATACGGCCCCAAAGGGGTTGGCTTTGGACAAGGGGCTGGATGCCTCAGCACGGACACCGGAGAGCACCTGGGCCTGAACCTGCAGCA GGGGTCACCAAAGCCTGCTCGCCCCTCAACACCAACTAATGCTTCAAAGTTTGCCAAGAAGATGGTAGATGTGGATAAATGTCCCCGTTGTGGCAAATCAGTGTACGCTGCAGAAAAGATCATGGGAGGAGGAAAA CCTTGGCACAAGAGCTGCTTCCGCTGCGCCATTTGTGGGAAGAGTTTGGAATCCACCAACGTCACGGACAAGGATGGAGAGCTCTACTGCAAAG TTTGCTATGCAAAAAACTTCGGTCCCAAGGGAATTGGGTTTGGTGGCCTCACCCAAGTGGAAAAGAAAGAGTGTGAATGA